GCGGACTAGTGAGAGTGCTCGAAGTCAGGCTCTTTGCCTTCGTAGGCACGGTAGAAATCAAAGATCGCTTTTTCCAAAGCTTGGGCGGTTGCCGGATCGGCTGATTGCTTGCATTTCATTGCCGCAACCATGACCGCGTGGGCGCTGGTCAGTTTTTTGGTGTAGTTGTCACCATCGGCTTTGATGCGCTGCGCCATGAAGTATGCGGCGATCGTGTTTTGAATCTTGGTCGCGTGATCTTCTTTGGTCGCAACCCAACGAGCCGCTTGGTTGATCGCTTGTCCTTTACCAAGTTCACCATCGGCGATCTTGTTGATTTCCAATTGTGCTTTGGAAATGGTGTGCTCATCTTCCAACATTTGCTCAAATCGCATCTGATCACCGTAGATTCCGCAGGGAACCTGGCAGTGAGCCATTGCGATCGACGCGGTGAACATAAAAGCCAACGATGCGGTCAAAAATCTAGTCATGTTCTGTTTCTTGGTGGTGTGGTAGTAGTCTGATGCGTGGGGGGCGGGGCGAGGCCCGCATCCGACGCGACGGTGAAAGATTATAGCTGATGGGAAGTCGTCTCGCCGAAGTTGAGCCACTACAATGCCTCGTCAAACGAAATGAAGTTTCCTTCGCATCACAATTCTCTATCAATCGCGGCGACTTGGATCACGACAACGACGTAAACGATTTTTTTGAACACGGGATTTTTCGAGTCCTCGCGACAGCTCCCCACGTCGCCGTCGGACATCCCCAAAAGAATGCCGCCGCAATCGCATCCGCCCTCGAATCGGCCAATGCAGATTTGATCGTTTTCCCGGAACTCGCCACCACCGGCTACACCTGCGGTGACCTTTTTGGCTGTAAATGGCTGCTCGATGCGGCCGAAGAACAGCTCATTCGACTTGCCGAACGATCTGCGAAATCATCAGCAGTGATTGTCCTGGGAACCCCATTGCGCGTCGGTGGGTCGCTGATGAATGTTGCGGCGGTGCTTCACCA
This is a stretch of genomic DNA from Stieleria sp. JC731. It encodes these proteins:
- a CDS encoding superoxide dismutase, Ni, yielding MTRFLTASLAFMFTASIAMAHCQVPCGIYGDQMRFEQMLEDEHTISKAQLEINKIADGELGKGQAINQAARWVATKEDHATKIQNTIAAYFMAQRIKADGDNYTKKLTSAHAVMVAAMKCKQSADPATAQALEKAIFDFYRAYEGKEPDFEHSH